A stretch of DNA from Ovis aries strain OAR_USU_Benz2616 breed Rambouillet chromosome 14, ARS-UI_Ramb_v3.0, whole genome shotgun sequence:
TGGAAGTCACGCCAGATTGCATCTCCTCCTCTCTTTTATTCATTTGATGGTTTCCAGATTACAGGAGGAGAGCATACCAGTGAGCCATCCACTACAAGAATGCATAAAAGCAAACCCCGCCACGTCCCCACCCCGCCATGTTCCAGTCTCAAGAGAGAGCCAGGGTCCTCAGCCTCCCCAGTAGCCTCTCACTTGCACGGTCAGACAGGCAGAGTTCAGCGTCTGTAAAGGATTGGTTAGTTTGTTGATGTTCCTCCCAAGATAGAAACAAAGTAAAGCCATTTCTCTGCAACTGGCTTTTTTCCACTCAACTCTACCTCCCTGGCATCTGTAGATATTGCTCTgtctttacttttttccccctctaaatTCTTTATGCCAACATACACGCACATCCACACATCCACTTAGAAAAGTAGCTGCAGCTGGTGATTTGGGGGTGGTTCCTTTGCCGTATTAAATGAAGCAGGGGAAGGGTGAACACAGGCTGCGgacccttctctagggggtcccCCAAGCACCCAGTTTGTCTAGACTGTGGGCGCTGCCTTGTTAGCTCATTTAACACATATTTACTAGGTACACAGACACTGTTCTAAACACTGGGGATCTATAAACACAGCAGTGGAGTCCCTGACCTCCTGGAGCGTACATCCTAGTGGGATGGAGAGAGATCCACCAACTAAAACCAAACCTACAAAGTAAACAGGTGATTTTAGAGAGTGATGAGCACAGAGGAAATGAGCATGACTCGGCAGGCAGACGAGTTGGCCTTGGGAGCTCAGGTAACATCTGAGCCGCTGAGTGGAGTTCAGACTGAAAGGAGGGGAGGAGTCAGCCTTGGAAAGATTCCTTGGGAACAGCAGAAGCAAAGGCCCTGcagtgggaaagtgaaagtgaaagtcgctcagttgtgtccgattctttgtgaccccatggactatatagtccatggaattctccaggccagaatactggagtggatagcctttctgttctctagggaatcttcccaacccagggttcgaacccaggtctcctgcattgcaggcggattctttaccagctgagccacaagggaccaGTGGAAAGAAACGGCCAGCACATGGAAAGTTCCAGGGCTCTAGGCTCAGCCTAAAGACACTGGACATCAGTGATAAGGAAGATTTGGGAGGTCAGCCAAGAGGGAGAGGGGTCTGGGGGCTCTTCAGTGGCAGTTAGACTAgccttttcttgggcttcccaggtggctcagtgggtaaagaacccacctgccaatgcaggagacttaagaaacactggttcaatccctggttcaggaagattccctggaggaaggcatggctatccactgcagtattcttgcctggagaatcccatggacagaggagcctggcgggctacagtccctagggttgcaaagagttggacaggactgaagcgacctagcacagcacagcacagcacatgagaGTCACCTGTCTGGAATGGCAGAGACCCACATGGTCCCTCCCATCACAATTGGATCCACCGCCAGGCTGCTCCCTGCCCCATAACCATCCCACCAGCCAACACAAGTAGAGCTGTTTGCAGGTGCTTAACTAGCAGAAACCTGCTTGGGTGACCTTTCATCCTCTCTCCCTCAAGCCAGCGAGTGAGGCATGATGATGGTCCCCTGATGGGCCCCATTTAGAGGTGGGAAAACTGAGTCCCTGGTATAGGAAGTAACTTGTGCAGCTAGGTGGtgcagctgggatttgaacctaggcagccaggctccccagtccattcATTTAGCAGGCTGGTTATGCTTGCTTAGTAGTAGCAGAACAGATGCTGAGTCCTGGACTCAGGGGTGGGTGCTGGGCATAGAGCAACCTACAACCCAGAACCgccctgcccttcccccacccccaggggaccGACACCGAACCTGGGATAGCAGtagatgtttctttaaaaagaaggtgCTGTTAAGAGCAGCAAGCATTTCTGCCTGCTAAGCGCTGAGTTAAACATTTTGCTTGCATGTTCTCATGGAATCCCTGACAAAAAGCCTGCTGAGGGAAGAAAtaccatttttctcctttctacagttgaggaaactgaggctcagactgGCCGGGGGTCATCCAGTCAGGAAATGATGGGACAGACATTTGGTCTATCAGCCCAGGCTCCTCAGGGCTTTCGTATCCAATCTCTAGAGATATCCAGCCCCCCTACCAACAGTTCTCTAAGTCCAATTTGGGGGAGGCCTTCGGAGAACTCCTGGTCAGGAAGGGAAAACACCTGGATGCTGTAACAGCTGAATCAGAGGGTACTCAATAGAGACAGTGGGAACTGTCCACCTTGTATAGTCAGGGATGTACTTCTGGAGGAGGGGGCATTTGAGCTGGGGTTTTGAAGAATGCATAAGAGTTCAAGAGTTGGCACAGCATGTTGCAGGCATCCATTTACATTCCCTCATTCAACAAATTTTTCCCAAGGCCTTCCAGGCCAGGCCTGGTGCTGGGAGATCCTGGGGACACAAACCTGAGTCAGACTCAGGCTCTGCCCTCAAGAAACTTATAGTCTGATAggggagagagacacagacagtcACCACAGTGTGATCTGAGCTCTAAGGGAGGTAGTGCAGGCATTGTGGGAAAACAAAAGAGGACTAGAAAGAGTAGGGATTCAGTGTTTTCCAAGCAGAATTCCTACAGAGGGGACCTCATGTGCACTggcttatttatttagctattaaACATGTCTTGAGGCCGCCTATGGGTCAGACTGTGCGTAGGGTGATGCTGCTGGTGAGGAGCCCGGGCCCCACCCTGAGAGGCTCCCATCCGGTGAGGAAAGCAGAGCGAGACAGTCCAAGTGATTGAGACTAAGAGGGAGGGACAGTGAATGGGACTCAGACAGATGGTGGGGCCGGGCCCAGCGACAGACAGGGTGGTGGGATGGCTCACCTGACCCTCTCCTCCATTTACTGACAcgcagagaggggaagggacttactcaaggtcacacagcacacaGGGTCCTCCTGAGCCTGGAGTCTGGGAACTGCAAGAGCCAGACAGGCAGACATCCAAATTTATAGACACACAGACCAGGCATACAAGACCCACTTGAGATAACTTCATCACTCATCTCCTGAGACCGCCCTCAGCCAGGGCCCAGCTGGGCGTGCTGGGGACGCAGATGGTCTGAGCCGGGCCTTGCCCTGGAGGAGCAGGTGGGGGAGGCAGACGCCTCTGATACACGGAGCCCTGGGAAAAGAGCGAGAGGCTGTGTGGGCTCGGATGGGCCGTCTCTCCTCCGAGAGGCCCCATATACCAGGTGCCTGGAGAAGGAGAAGCGTTTTGATGGGGAAtagtgggagggagagagggggaagaAAAATGGGGAATGCAGACTTGGGTCGCActaggggaggggaggcaggagacagagatgTCAGGGCCCTGGATGCCAGGCTGAGGGGTGGGGACTTTGTCCTGGAGGCCCTCTgagtgttggaaagatccctctggcaaacagtgtgtgtgtgtctgtctgtttctctgtctcctggGACATGTGATTAAGATCCTGCCCTCTCCTGTGAGGTCCGCACCCTACCCCAGGGCCCGAGGCTGAGCTCAGGAGCCCTTGGTTCTACCCTGAGGCTTTGGGGGCACCTTGGACAGCTCCTTCTTCAATCCCCCGGCCTGGGGCAGGCCTCCTTGAACCTGGGACAGTTGCTATCGGAGGGCTGGGGAAGTGGCGGGCGGGGAGGGCAGGGTGATTTTGGCTCCCAGGAGGCATCTAACGACGCCGGCATTTTTGGTTAGGGTGAGGGAGCTCCTGGCATCCCGGGGGGTCAAAGCCGGGATGCTCTCAAACATTCTACACTGCATAGGACGGCCCCATGATGAAGAATCATCCGGCCCCCGATGTCAACGGTGCTGAAATGGCACAAGCTTGGTCTGGGATGTGTGTGCCCAGGAGTGTGACAGATCTATGGGGTGtgcatatgcgtgtgtgtgtgtgcatggctgTGTGTGATCTGATTGTAGGTGACAGCATGGCTGCATGTGCCCAACTCTTGGCCCAGGGCAGTTGCTTTGTATTTGAAAGCCTCCGTCCGTGTGTCGCTGTTTCAGGCTGTAGCTTCATGCACTACTGtctggggtcgggggtggggatgAGCATAGCCCTCCAGCTGGGAGGTCACTGTGACCGatgaagcctgtgtgtgtgtgtgtgtgtgtgtgtgtgtgtgtgtgtgagtgtgagagagagagagagtctttgGGCAGGGCTGTAACTGTGTGTAGACTTGGCACCTGTGCGTGTTGGGCTACATGTGTGTAACCGTGTGCATCTGGTTCTGTCTGGGGGGGCTGGTCAGGGTGTTGTGGCTGCTGGCCGACTGGCGTGCTTCCGGGAAAGAGCTGTCTCTTCTAACTGACCTTCTCCCGGGGGTGTGTCCCGGGCTGTGTGCCTCAGCCCAAGTGTGTATGCCTCTGTCCCTCAGCGGACCCACTTGTCGTGGGTGGGACTTTTTCCTGTCCCTGGGGCTGACTCTTTCCTGGGCCCtggtgactgtgtgtgtgtgtgtgtgtctgtctctccccTGGCTGCCCCTTCCTCTTCCTAGGGCTGTCCTGGCACATCCTCTCTGCCAGGCTCAGGGCTGGCGagtcccttccctctctccaggGCTCACCAAATGACCAGAGCAGCTCCAGCGCAGGTGAGCTGGGGGTGAGGGCTGCGGGATCCAGGCCCCAAATCCTGGGGCCTGGTAAGCCCACCGCCCTGGCTCTGCCCCAGCTGCGTCCAGAGGGGCTGCAGATGGAGAGGGCCTCCGGGAGTCATCGGGGTGGTGCAGGCAATTAATTCATCAGATTAATCAGTTCCTCATTCCGGGGCAGGTGCCGGGGCAGCCCTGAGCTGGGCAGAGCCTCCCCTGGCGTCCAAGGTCACCCGGCCTCTTCCTCTCCCCCGCCTGGTGCTGTCTCCATCCGCTGCCTCCGCGGgcccagcccccactccctgGCCCTGGTCCAGCCTCTGGCCACAGTCCACGGAGAGATgaatgggtgggggtgggggttctgCCAAGCGCCGGGGCACTGGAGCGGGCAGGCAGGAGTGGGCATGCGCCTGCCAGAGTGCCCCGCTGGGCCCAGGCACACGGGGCAGTCTGTGTGCACACGGGGATCGCTACACCACGCCAGAGGGCGTCCTGGGTGTCTGTGATAGATGTGTGTCCGTGGATATTCGCACACAcccgtgtttgtgtgtgtgctggcgTTTGTGTGTCTGGgtgtctgtgtgcacatgtgtgggTGTTGAGTGTCTGCCTGCAGCCTGTCTTTCCGTGTATTTCTGAGttaatgtgtgtacatgtgtgtacctGTCTGTTACATCTGTACATACATCTGTGTACATGAGTGTGTACTTGTGGGTCTGTGAATATGTATGTGCCTCTGTGTatgtggatatgtgtgtgtgtgtacttttgaATCTGTGTGTTCACTtgaacatgtatgtgtgtgccgTGTTTAcacatgtctctgtgtgtgtgcacagcttTGTGTGTCTCTACCTGCACATGTGCATTTCTGTGTTTATGAGTGtgcatgtgtctctgtgtgtgcacacatctgtACACAGCATCTGTGAGTGTATACTTGAGCTTTGATGtacgtgtgtctgtgtgcatataCATGTGTTTATGTGCTGTGATTGTGTTGTCCCAGTGCCTTGGGAGGTGTGTAGTTTGTGTGTCCCAGCCTGTCTGGGTCAGCATGGGCATGTGGGAAGGTACGTTGCGTGTGTCTGTGGTGAGTGTCTCTGGAAACATCAATGAATGTGTGTGCCAGTGGGTGTGGGAAGTGTGTGTCtgccagggtgtgtgtgtgtgtgtgtgtgtgtgtacacatgtgcacGGTCCTGCCCAGCTGAGCTACCCTCCCTTCCGCAGGACTGCTGTCTCAGAGTCTGGAGTTCAGCTCTCCTGCTGACAACTACACGGTGTGTGAAGGCGACAACGCCACACTCAGGTAGGGGGACGCAGAAGTGCTGCCCCTTCGCCCTCCTTAGAGGGGAACTGTCCTGACCCACAGGCTCCACCCATACCTCCCCCCTCATCGGGACAGAGGCCATCAGGGCCCAGACTCTGGGCCCGGCTCCACCCTGGGCCTCAGTGTGcccatctgtcaaatgggtgGAGGAGCGGTGACCACCACCTGGGTTGTTGGAGGATGCATGAGTCTGTACATACAccccgggggcttccctggtggctcagtggtaaagaaaccacctgccaattcaggagacccaggttcaatccctgggtctggaagatcccctggagaagggaatggcaacctgctccagtattcttacctgggaaattccacggatggaagagcctggcaggctgcagtccataaagtcacgaaaaagtcagacaccacttaggaactaaacaacaacaacacacgcTGAGCTTAGAGAGCTTAGCACACTGACTGTTTAATCAGAACTGGTGTTACCCTCCCCCAGCTCTCTGCCCTCCTGTGGGTCTGTCCCCCCATCTCTGTCGCTCTCTCTGAGTGTCTGTCCCCCTCTCTCTGGGTCCCTTGTCATTCTGTATCTCTGTCCCTCTCCCCCGGGGTGTCTGTCCCCCTCTTTTTGGGTCTCTGACACACAACAGTCACTCAGTAAACATCAGCTGTCATCCCATTGTGCACTTGGGCTCACAACTATCCCTCTCTGAGGCTGTTTGCCCACCTGTAAAGTGGGCGCAGTCACAgctgcctcccaggactgctgtggGAACTGGAGATGCAGCGAGCCTTCCTCTCTCCACCTCCAAGCCCCCTTGACAGGGGGGACCCTGGAGGGCCAGGCGGGGATGGGGGAGAGAAGAACTGCCCTCCCCTCGTCCTCCCCTCCAGCTGCTTCATTGATGAGCATGTGACCAGAGTAGCCTGGCTGAACCGCTCCAACATCCTGTATGCGGGCAACGACCGCTGGACCAGTGACCCGAGGGTGCGGCTGCTCACCAACACTCCCGAGGAGTTCTCCATCCTCATCACCCAGGTGGGGCTGGGCGACGAGGGCCTCTACACCTGCTCCTTCCAGACCCGCCACCAGCCGTACACCACTCAGGTCTACCTCATCGTCCATGGTGAGCCTTCCGCCGGGGCCCTGGCCGGGGAGGGGGAGCCGGGGATGGGCGCTGGGGAGAGGGGACACTCGTGTCCTCGTCAATCCCAGGGACATCCAGGGAAGACAGACACACTCCCTGCCCTCACGGATTCCAGccaggcagagggagagaaagtcAGAGACAACCTCCAGGGCAGGAGAGATACGCGGGCCAGGGGGCACTTGAAGGAAAACCCCGCGTTCGTTGGCTCAGCCCTGTTTCTTGAGCACCTGCTGCGTGCAGGCACTGCTCCACAGGccagggacagagaggagccaggtaggctggcCCTGCCCTTCTGGAGGTGTCTTTCCGAGGAGAGGCAGTTTCCCAGACATCACGTCTGAGCTGAGACCTTCAGGAAAAAGAACAGCACGTGCGGAGGCTGGATGCTCAGAGCgggagaggtgggggtggagagacCCATGGCGGGGGACGGGAGGCTGGAGAGACCCATGGCATCAGAGGTGGTCTGGAAGGCAGCGAGCACGTGGAGAGACAGGAAGCCAGGGACGGCTCAGCCCTGCTCTTGACAAGCCCTGACCTGGGAGCCAAATCCTCCGGTTCCAACCTTGCGGCTGCCACCCAGGGCTGAGGCACCCAAAGCGAGACGGACGTTCAGACTCCTCATCTGCAAAACCGAGATGACGCTGTCATATATCAAATTCAAGACGTCATCCGCTGGAAGGGACAcctttactttattctgcttgCTAGAAACGGGGTGGGAGGGTAACCTGCCCGTTAAACACTGGAGTCCTTCATAAGGCCACCCTGATTGGAGAAATGTTCATAGGGGGCGGGGTCGAGGCGGGGAACGCCCCCATGTGTTAGAATTGATGAACAGAGCAACAtctcgcttccctggtggctcagttggtaaagaattcgcctgcgaTGAAGGagtcgagttcgatccctggatcaggaagatcccctggaggagggcatggcaacctactccagcattcttgcctggacaattccatgggcagaggagcctggcaggctacagtccacggggtcacaaagagtcagacaggactgaagcgactgagcaagaATGCATGCACCCAGAGGGGAGTAGTGAGGGTTTCATGGGTTCATTTTTGTGAAATACTTAAAACAGGGTAAGCTTACACTCAGTAGGCACCATACAAGCATTAGCTAAACAAATTAGCTGAGAATAATAGTACTAACCAATACAAATAGAGATGGGAAGGGAGGAATTCAGACCCAAAGATAGAAGATAGAAACCACGTGAGAAGGAAGGTGGAGAGAGACTGAGAAAGTGAGGAAGACACAAGACCAGCGACTGGAGAAGGGGCCAGATCCAGAGGGGAGAGGAAACAGAGGAATTCTTACAGAGAGTCAGGAATATCAGCTGAACCCctgggtctgagggaggaggggccaggGGTCTGGACTCCtggtctgagggaggagggacCAGGCCTAGATCCTGGGTCCTGGGAACCCACAGGGCCTCTCACTGACCTTCCCTCCGGTCTGCAGTCCCTGCCCGCATCGTGAATATCTCTTCGCCCGTGACAGTGAATGAGGGGAGCAACGTGAACCTGCTTTGCCTGGCTGTGGGGCGGCCGGAGCCCACGGTCACCTGGAGGCAGCTCCGAGGTGAGGACCCCACCCCTGGCTGAAAGTCCTTTCCCCCACTCCACAGGCTGGGCCCAAAGCTCCTCATGTTCCTAGCTAGATACCCAGAacctcccactcccacctccttTGATCCCCCCAGAAGCTTTGTCATGACCGGATTTACCCCTCCTACTTGGTCCTGTTATTTCTCCAACGGACCCCAGAGCCTTAGGGCCTACCCACGTGCCCTCCCAGGCTGGGGCTGTTTCCTCCACCCACCTGCTAGATCCCAGCTTGCCCCTCATCCCCGACTCCAGCAGCCCCAGTCTCTTCCCTACCAGCTCACAGGATTCTCCTGGACTCAGACTCCCATCCACTAGATGACCGGAGTCAGGTTAGCGCCACAGCCCCTGCCCACATTACTCCTGTCTCCTGTTCACATTACTGAATCTCTGCCGGATGCCTCAGGCCAGCGGTTCTCTTAGTATGGTCCCCAGACTCACAGCAGGAGCATCACCTGGAGACTTGCCAGAAAGGCATGAGTCAGAACCACCCCTCCCCCTATCACCACCACAATCTGTCCTAACAAGCCCTTCAAGTGATCCCAAGGTAGAGCTGAGAAGCATGGCGGCCCCCAAACAGAGCGATCTGAATGGGAAAGTCCAGATCCTACACATTGCACACTGTCCCCTTTACTTGGATTTCCACCACCATTTCCCAGACCCCTAGATCCTCACTCACTGGGTCTTGGGAGACCAAATATGCCAGCCCCTAGATTTCTTGGGGCCCCAGAACGCAATAACTAGGTCTTGGATCCCTGGATCCTCCCCTGCCACTTCATCTGAGCCCCACAGTTCTGGTCTTGAGTTCCTGGATCCCCGAATGCTGTGAGTCCCAAAGGGTCTTCTGAGCAGGCGCGCTGTTCTAAGACACCCAATACCTGGATTGCTGATTCCAGTCACCAGCTCCTGATTCCCTGGGCCCCAAGGGCTAGACCCCAGAATCCTGGATCCTCCCTCGCCAGGGCTGTTTTCTGGATCTTTCTGAGCCCCAGGAGCTCCTGGCACCCTCCCCACTGGGTTCTAGTTACTAAGTCCCAGCTCCTCAGTCCCTGTCCCACCGCAGCAACCCCCACCCCGCACTGACCCCGGCACTCCAGGCCCTGCGCCTGTCCGCCCCGCTGATGTTTGTCCGTGTTGTGCCCGTGTTGTCCCGTGTTAAGTGTTTGTgtccggccccgccccctcccctcccctccccccacagacGGCTTCACCTCCGAAGGCGAGATCCTGGAGATTTCCGACATCCAGCGGGGCCAGGCTGGGGAATACGAGTGCGTGACTCACAACGGGGTTAACTCTGCACCGGATAGCCGCCGCGTGCTGGTCACAGTCAACTGTgagccgcccccccaccccctgctccccctccaccccgccgGCACAGGGCACAAAAGTGGGGCGGGCCCTGGGTCCCTGCGacaggaggaagggggagggtcTGCGGGAGGAAGGGGTCCAAGAGGAGGGGGCTCGAGAACtcccaggaaggaggaaggaggggctggggggtgaGACCCTTTCGTCCGCACGAGCAGGGAAAATTCGCTGACCCTGTCCCTCGCCAGATCCTCCAACCATCACCGACGTGACCAGCGCCCGCACGGCCGTGGGCCGGGCCGCCCTCCTCCGCTGCGAAGCCATGGCGGTGCCTCCCGCGGATTTCCAGTGGTACAAGGATGACAGACTGTGAGGATGGCACCGGGGCGGgccgtggtggtggtgggggggggcggtccTCGGTCCTTTGGGACTCGGGGAGGGCGCAGAGGGAGCAGAGTTCTGGGTCCTGGGAActagggggtggtgggggtggtgtccGGGTTCTAGGTGTTGGGGTCCTCTGGGCCCCAGGGCAACTGCAGTGGCTTACTGGAAATTTAGGTCCTGGGATAATGAATGATGGAACCTGGCCTCCTCCTACTATTCAGGAagaaggtctggggtgggggtgatgcTGAGACttgtcagcatcagggttttaGGGTACCCCACCAGCTTTAGGGTTAGGGGACCACTGGATCTGAGGTTTAGCAGGGCCTGGGAATCCCTAGAGGTTGGAGGTGAGGGTCTGGGTGTCTGGAGAGGGGCGTCGGTGGGAGTGGCCCGGGTTCCACAGGCAGTTAGAACCAGAGGCTCAGGGTCGCTGGGATGGGGGACAGAATGTAGGATCTACAGGGAATCGGGGAGTCTAATAGTCAGGGGGCTGGGCTTTTTGTCCGGAGGGGGTCCCGGCCCAGGGTCCTGCGGTCTGGTCCCTGACCCGGATCCCCGGCAGGCTGAGCAGTGGCACGGCCGAGGGCCTGAAGGTACAGACGGAGCGCACCCGCTCAATGCTTCTCTTCGCCAACGTGAGCGCCCGGCATTACGGCAACTACACGTGCCGCGCAGCCAACCGGCTGGGAACATCCAGCGCCTCCATGCGGCTCCTGCGTGCGTCCCCGGAGGAGCggaaggggcggggccggggcttGGGCGGGGCCGACCTGAATGGGCGTGGCCAGGGAGGTAGAGATGCAGAACCGCCCCTCGACTGACCCCGAGCTTAGGAAAGAGCCCAAGACCGGTGTTCATTGAGAACCCACTAAGGGAGGGAATTGGATGCTGGGGACACTGCAAGGCACAAAAGAGGCaaggtctggtggctcagacgataaagaatatgcctgcaatgcaggagacctgggttcgatccctgggttgggaagattcccctggagaagggaatggctacccactccagtgttcttggctaggaaatcccatgtacagaggagcctggagggctgcagtccatgggatagcaaagagtcggacacaactgagcgactaacactttcacttttgtctaGGGACTGGTACAGCTAGTAGCAGTAGTAGTAAAGCAATAAAGtacacaaataaaatgaaaagtcaacAAATACATAAGCAAAAAACAATTTTGCATATTGATAAGGActatcaagaaaataaacaatagaatTGGGGATGGTAGCAGTAGACATACGCATcagagaagacttcctggaggaagcaacCTTTGAAATGAGACCTGAATGGTCAAAAGAATCCAGCCCTGCCAAGATCTACCAAAGAGCTTTGCAGCGGGGTGGGCTGGGGGAGCAGGTGCGGGGACAGAGATGAGCCAGATGATTAGATTAAGAGTGTGGTGTGGGCAGGGTCCCTGAGTGAAAACCCAGAAAGGCCCTTAGGAGGCGGCCTCAGACAAGACCCTCAGAAGCAAGACACCCAGGAGACACACGCATGGGGTCTTCCCACTCCAGGCCTCCTCCCTTgacccctctctctttccccaggCCCAGGATCCCTGGAAAACTCGGCCCCGAGGCCCCCAGGGCCCCTAACCCTCCTCTCCGCCCTGGGCTGGCTGTGGTGGAGGATGTAGGAAGAACTCAGTGCCGCTGGTGTCCCCCTGCGAGGGGGGGCTGAGGCCGAGAGCGAGAGGAGCAGGGGGAGCAAGCGCCGTGGGTCTCGAGGGGCGGAGGAGCTCTCGGCCgctgaggaagaagaggaaaaggaagaggaggagggaagatcTATAGAGAACCCATCACTGTGAGGGATAACGCAAAATTATGCATCTTTCTACAGCCATTCTCGCCACCGTTCACCTTTCCAATTGACCCACCCCTGGCCACCCCCACACCCCTCTCTTAGCTCAGGCTGTCAACTGGATCGCGCGTGTGTGGTaggtgtgagcgtgtg
This window harbors:
- the IGLON5 gene encoding igLON family member 5, producing the protein MPPPAPGARLRLLAAAALAGLAVISRGLLSQSLEFSSPADNYTVCEGDNATLSCFIDEHVTRVAWLNRSNILYAGNDRWTSDPRVRLLTNTPEEFSILITQVGLGDEGLYTCSFQTRHQPYTTQVYLIVHVPARIVNISSPVTVNEGSNVNLLCLAVGRPEPTVTWRQLRDGFTSEGEILEISDIQRGQAGEYECVTHNGVNSAPDSRRVLVTVNYPPTITDVTSARTAVGRAALLRCEAMAVPPADFQWYKDDRLLSSGTAEGLKVQTERTRSMLLFANVSARHYGNYTCRAANRLGTSSASMRLLRPGSLENSAPRPPGPLTLLSALGWLWWRM